A stretch of the Veillonella parvula DSM 2008 genome encodes the following:
- a CDS encoding ABC transporter ATP-binding protein → MLKLENIVAGYGHITALKDISLEVPQGSIVSLIGANGAGKTTTMKTIMGLVKPTSGRVIFEDQDITGRQTHQVVQSGISLVPEGRQILQDMSVYENLEMGAYTRKDKEIEADIKKVFKRFPILDERSYQLGGTLSGGQQQMLAIGRALMARPKLLLLDEPSMGLAPLVVNEIFETIKEISADGTTVLLVEQNVRQALKIADYAYVLETGKMVLSGSADEVRHNPRVMEAYLGGRVE, encoded by the coding sequence ATGTTAAAACTAGAAAATATTGTGGCTGGTTATGGACATATTACAGCCTTAAAAGATATAAGTTTAGAAGTTCCACAAGGTTCCATTGTATCTCTTATTGGTGCTAATGGTGCTGGTAAGACTACGACGATGAAGACTATTATGGGACTTGTAAAACCCACATCTGGTCGAGTGATTTTTGAAGATCAAGATATTACAGGTCGCCAAACCCATCAAGTTGTACAAAGTGGTATCTCCTTAGTTCCTGAAGGACGTCAAATTCTACAAGATATGAGTGTTTATGAGAACCTTGAAATGGGTGCTTATACACGTAAAGATAAAGAAATCGAAGCAGATATCAAAAAGGTATTTAAACGATTCCCTATTCTTGATGAACGAAGTTATCAATTGGGTGGTACTTTATCAGGTGGTCAACAGCAAATGCTAGCTATTGGTCGTGCACTTATGGCTCGTCCAAAATTGTTATTATTAGATGAACCATCTATGGGTCTTGCACCTTTAGTAGTAAATGAGATTTTTGAAACCATTAAAGAAATCAGCGCCGATGGAACAACAGTTCTTTTAGTAGAACAAAATGTGCGTCAAGCATTGAAGATTGCTGATTATGCGTATGTTTTGGAGACTGGTAAAATGGTATTATCTGGCTCTGCTGATGAAGTTCGCCATAATCCTCGCGTTATGGAAGCTTATTTAGGCGGTCGTGTTGAATAA
- a CDS encoding polysaccharide biosynthesis/export family protein produces MKKKQYMMMAAFLCTTTMAMAAPVSINTNQPYNAKNVQMDGHAPLETSASVISSDKEYRLRQGDELNIQVVQQAELGTRNGNDIVYTVRPDGYVSFPMVGAVKADGLTVDEFTAELQQGLSRYIINPDITVNVSKLGGVRVYVFGEINKPGAYTLTKSSTVIDAIGAAGSFNWDTAKKKIYLIHQDNPEKPIPINLNRILQTGDMSENYIMREGDILYLTKNSRINFARDIAPILTGAYMVSRIGKD; encoded by the coding sequence ATGAAGAAGAAACAGTATATGATGATGGCTGCATTCTTATGTACTACAACAATGGCTATGGCTGCACCAGTTAGTATAAATACTAATCAGCCTTATAATGCTAAGAATGTACAAATGGACGGTCATGCACCATTGGAAACTAGCGCATCTGTAATTAGCTCTGATAAAGAATATCGTCTGCGCCAAGGAGATGAACTAAATATTCAAGTGGTTCAGCAGGCAGAGCTTGGTACGCGTAATGGTAACGACATTGTGTATACCGTCAGACCAGATGGATATGTATCGTTCCCTATGGTTGGTGCCGTAAAAGCAGATGGCTTAACTGTAGATGAATTTACAGCTGAGTTACAGCAAGGTTTGTCTCGTTATATCATTAATCCTGATATCACAGTAAATGTATCGAAATTGGGCGGCGTTCGCGTATATGTATTTGGTGAAATTAATAAGCCTGGCGCCTATACGTTGACTAAATCTAGTACAGTTATTGATGCCATTGGGGCTGCAGGTAGTTTTAACTGGGATACAGCAAAGAAGAAAATTTACTTGATTCATCAAGATAATCCAGAGAAACCGATTCCTATCAATTTGAATCGTATTTTACAAACTGGAGATATGTCTGAAAACTACATCATGCGTGAAGGTGATATTCTTTACTTAACTAAGAATAGTCGTATCAACTTTGCTCGTGATATTGCTCCAATCTTAACAGGGGCTTATATGGTATCACGAATAGGTAAGGATTAA